One Cicer arietinum cultivar CDC Frontier isolate Library 1 chromosome 8, Cicar.CDCFrontier_v2.0, whole genome shotgun sequence DNA segment encodes these proteins:
- the LOC101502421 gene encoding carbon catabolite repressor protein 4 homolog 5 isoform X2, protein MVRRKRENLPPENSNRSYPSKRRRHSTGSESLVSSSRKWVFSSEDCSDCTDTIVVVSYNILGVENASNHLDLYSNIPRRFLEWGRRKRLILEEIDSYNANILCFQEVDHFDDLDDLFKNNGFKSVYKGRTGEANDGCAIFWKDKLFSLLHQEDIEFQKFGLRNNVAQLCVLEVNHDNPESDTSKLTTEEQSTRKKRFLIGNTHVLFNPNRGDIKLGQIRLLIDQAYKLSQEWGNIPVILAGDLNSVPQSAIYEFLSSSKLDIRLHDRRNMSGQLEIRPNDRVFRSKIGDDASISMSVSRQLLHKWSAEELILATGAKGVTRLKHQLKLRSAYSGVPMKSLSLETTWNFFNGRLRQW, encoded by the exons ATGGTCCGCCGCAAACGGGAAAATCTTCCACCGGAAAATTCAAACCGTAGTTATCCGTCAAAGCGTAGAAGACATTCTACGGGGTCAGAATCACTTGTGTCTTCTTCTAGGAAATGGGTTTTCTCTTCTGAAGATTGTTCTGATTGCACGG ATACAATTGTAGTTGTTTCATACAATATACTTGGTGTTGAAAATGCGTCAAATCATCTGGATTTGTATTCTAATATTCCACGACGTTTCTTGGAGTGGGGCAGACGCAAGAGACTCATACTTGAAGAGATTGATAGCTATAATGCAAACATACTCTGTTTCCAG GAGGTTGATCATTTTGATGATTTGGATGATCTTTTTAAGAACAATGGCTTTAAAAGTGTTTACAAA GGTCGCACAGGAGAAGCAAATGATGGATGTGCTATATTTTGGAAAGACAAATT ATTCAGTCTTTTGCATCAAGAAGATATAGAGTTCCAGAAATTTGGTCTGCGTAACAATGTTGCTCAGCTTTGTGTTTTGGAG GTAAACCATGATAATCCAGAATCTGACACAAGTAAACTAACAACAGA GGAACAGTCCACCAGAAAAAAAAGATTCCTTATAGGAAATACACATGTGCTGTTCAACCCTAACCGTGGTGACATCAAACTTGGCCAG ATCAGACTTTTAATTGATCAAGCTTACAAGTTATCACAAGAATGGGGCAACATCCCTGTTATTTTAGCCGGGGATTTAAATAGTGTTCCACAG AGTGCAATATATGAATTTCTGTCTTCATCAAAG TTAGACATCCGGTTACATGATCGCAGAAATATGTCGGGACAGCTTGAAATCCGGCCCAATGACAGAGTCTTCAGATCAAAGATTGGTGATGATGCTAG CATTTCAATGTCTGTTTCAAGGCAATTGCTACACAAATGGAGCGCGGAAGAACTAATCCTTGCAACTGGCGCAAAAGGAGTCACTCGTCTTAAGCATCAACTCAAGCTTCGCAGTGCTTATAGTGGTGTTCCT ATGAAAAGTTTATCCCTGGAAACAACTTGGAATTTTTTTAATGGGAGATTAAGACAATGGTGA
- the LOC101502421 gene encoding carbon catabolite repressor protein 4 homolog 5 isoform X1 has product MVRRKRENLPPENSNRSYPSKRRRHSTGSESLVSSSRKWVFSSEDCSDCTDTIVVVSYNILGVENASNHLDLYSNIPRRFLEWGRRKRLILEEIDSYNANILCFQEVDHFDDLDDLFKNNGFKSVYKGRTGEANDGCAIFWKDKLFSLLHQEDIEFQKFGLRNNVAQLCVLEVNHDNPESDTSKLTTEEQSTRKKRFLIGNTHVLFNPNRGDIKLGQIRLLIDQAYKLSQEWGNIPVILAGDLNSVPQSAIYEFLSSSKLDIRLHDRRNMSGQLEIRPNDRVFRSKIGDDASISMSVSRQLLHKWSAEELILATGAKGVTRLKHQLKLRSAYSGVPGKHRTRDDIGEPLATSYHSKFMGTVDYIWHSEDLIPIRVLETLPVDVLRRTRGLPNEKWGSDHLAVVCELAFAKSAESSHSSDLP; this is encoded by the exons ATGGTCCGCCGCAAACGGGAAAATCTTCCACCGGAAAATTCAAACCGTAGTTATCCGTCAAAGCGTAGAAGACATTCTACGGGGTCAGAATCACTTGTGTCTTCTTCTAGGAAATGGGTTTTCTCTTCTGAAGATTGTTCTGATTGCACGG ATACAATTGTAGTTGTTTCATACAATATACTTGGTGTTGAAAATGCGTCAAATCATCTGGATTTGTATTCTAATATTCCACGACGTTTCTTGGAGTGGGGCAGACGCAAGAGACTCATACTTGAAGAGATTGATAGCTATAATGCAAACATACTCTGTTTCCAG GAGGTTGATCATTTTGATGATTTGGATGATCTTTTTAAGAACAATGGCTTTAAAAGTGTTTACAAA GGTCGCACAGGAGAAGCAAATGATGGATGTGCTATATTTTGGAAAGACAAATT ATTCAGTCTTTTGCATCAAGAAGATATAGAGTTCCAGAAATTTGGTCTGCGTAACAATGTTGCTCAGCTTTGTGTTTTGGAG GTAAACCATGATAATCCAGAATCTGACACAAGTAAACTAACAACAGA GGAACAGTCCACCAGAAAAAAAAGATTCCTTATAGGAAATACACATGTGCTGTTCAACCCTAACCGTGGTGACATCAAACTTGGCCAG ATCAGACTTTTAATTGATCAAGCTTACAAGTTATCACAAGAATGGGGCAACATCCCTGTTATTTTAGCCGGGGATTTAAATAGTGTTCCACAG AGTGCAATATATGAATTTCTGTCTTCATCAAAG TTAGACATCCGGTTACATGATCGCAGAAATATGTCGGGACAGCTTGAAATCCGGCCCAATGACAGAGTCTTCAGATCAAAGATTGGTGATGATGCTAG CATTTCAATGTCTGTTTCAAGGCAATTGCTACACAAATGGAGCGCGGAAGAACTAATCCTTGCAACTGGCGCAAAAGGAGTCACTCGTCTTAAGCATCAACTCAAGCTTCGCAGTGCTTATAGTGGTGTTCCT GGAAAGCATAGAACAAGAGATGATATAGGGGAGCCCTTGGCAACATCATACCACTCTAAGTTCATGGGAACTGTTGATTATATCTG GCATTCCGAGGACCTTATCCCAATCAGAGTTCTTGAAACCTTGCCTGTCGATGTTCTTAGAAGAACTCGAGGACTCCCTAACGAG AAATGGGGAAGTGATCACCTCGCTGTTGTATGCGAATTGGCCTTTGCAAAAAGTGCTGAATCTTCTCATTCTTCTGACCTTCCTTAG
- the LOC101501665 gene encoding putative disease resistance RPP13-like protein 1, whose protein sequence is MAATLVGGAFLSASIQTIMDKLTSSEFLSFITNNNNLNITLLKQLETTLLTLHAVLDDAENKQINNLAIKQWLDELKDAIFDSEDLLNQISYESLLCKGENVSDQVWNFFSSPFQSLYGDLNTQMKNLCERLQLFAQQRDILGLKTLGFRVSLRRVTSSIVDQSFMVGRKGDKEKLVNLLLLDDGNGNCNVGVVPILGMGGVGKTTLAQIVYNDKEVEGHFDLKAWVCLSEEFDVLRVSKTLLESVTSSVWESNNLDFIRVKLKQSLKDKKFLFVLDDMWNDSYSDWHELVTPFVDGRSGSRVIITTRQQKVAEVTHTFPIHKLEPLSYGDCWSLLAKHAFGSEDFCGSKYASLEAIGRKIAKKCCGLPIAAKTLGGLLRSKVDAKEWNAILNSDIWNLPNDDVLPALLLSYQYLPSHLKRCFAYCSIFPKDYPLDRKQMVLLWMAEGFLEDSQGKRTMEEVGDDYFVELLSRSLIQQSSDDFGGQKFFMHDLVNDLATIVSGKSCCRRERGDNISENVRHLSYNQEEYDIFKKFETFYDFKCLRSFLPIGHWRRQCHLSKKVVVDLIPTLRRLRVLSLSSYRNITMLPDSIGNLVQLRYLDLSNTRIETLPDTTCNLSNLQTLNLSYCFHLIELPVHIGKLINLRHLNISWTNIKEMPTEILGLENLQTLTTFVAGKKEDGLSVRELGKFPNLKGKLCIQKLHNVIDVVEAYDANLKSKEHIEELVLRWGELTEDSQTAKAVLDALQPSINLKKLSIDFYGGTSIPRWLGDSSFSNMVTLFISNCIYCITLPPLGQLPSLKNLTIRGMTLETIGPEFYGMVEGSSNSNSSFQPFPSLEILQFQNMLNWKEWLPFVCNKFPFPCLKSLMLVQCPKLRGYFPSHLFSIEQIGIYGCDLLLATPPTLHWISSIKTITIEGDLDSEVSNERIQWSFLDTDSPCQLQRASVRCCDTILSLPKMILSSICLQHLELYNIPYLTSFPADCLPTSLQLLRIIDCENLTFLPSNMWSNYMSLMTLELDNSCNTLTTFPLDGFPVLQSLSINGCRNLESIFISDSPSLATLERLTLVDLPKLKLLFCEGACLPPNLRSFHIKSVRITTPVTKWGLQRLTALSDFGIGGDDIVNSLLMEKLLPISLVSLTISNLSEMKSLKGNVLRHLSSLESLHFLHCPRLESLPEETLPLSLKLLRITKCCLLEARYENQRGKHWCNISHIPVIKINGQVII, encoded by the coding sequence ATGGCTGCAACTTTAGTAGGAGGTGCATTTCTCTCTGCTTCAATTCAAACCATAATGGACAAACTAACTTCATCAGAGTTTCTATCATTCatcaccaacaacaacaacctcaACATCACACTTCTAAAACAGTTAGAGACAACACTCCTCACTCTTCATGCTGTTCTTGATGATGCAGAGAAcaaacaaatcaacaatcttGCAATCAAACAATGGCTTGATGAACTGAAAGATGCAATCTTTGATTCAGAAGATTTGCTTAACCAAATCAGCTATGAATCTCTTCTATGCAAAGGTGAAAATGTTAGTGATCAGGTTTGGAACTTTTTTTCATCTCCTTTTCAAAGTTTGTATGGTGATTTGAATACCCAAATGAAGAATTTGTGTGAAAGACTTCAACTTTTTGCACAACAAAGAGATATACTTGGTTTGAAAactttaggttttagggtttctcTTAGGAGGGTTACTAGTTCAATTGTTGATCAATCTTTTATGGTTGGTAGGAAGGGTGATAAAGAGAAACTTGTTAATTTGTTGCTATTAGATGATGGGAATGGAAATTGTAATGTTGGTGTTGTACCAATTTTAGGAATGGGAGGTGTTGGTAAAACAACCCTAGCTCAAATTGTTTACAATGATAAAGAAGTTGAAGGACATTTTGATTTAAAAGCTTGGGTTTGTTTGTCTGAGGAGTTTGATGTTTTGAGAGTGTCGAAAACTTTGCTTGAATCTGTCACTTCGAGTGTTTGGGAAAGCAATAATCTCGACTTTATTCGAGTCAAATTAAAGCAAAGTTTGAAGGATAAAAAGTTTTTGTTTGTGTTGGATGACATGTGGAATGATAGTTATAGTGATTGGCATGAGCTGGTGACTCCTTTCGTTGATGGAAGATCTGGAAGTAGGGTGATTATCACAACACGTCAACAGAAAGTTGCTGAGGTCACGCATACATTTCCTATCCATAAACTAGAACCTCTATCGTATGGAGATTGTTGGTCTTTACTCGCAAAGCATGCATTCGGAAGTGAAGATTTTTGTGGTAGTAAATACGCAAGCCTAGAAGCGATTGGCAGGAAGATTGCCAAAAAGTGTTGCGGATTGCCAATAGCTGCCAAAACACTTGGAGGACTTCTGCGCTCAAAAGTAGATGCAAAAGAGTGGAATGCAATTTTAAACAGTGACATATGGAATCTTCCAAATGATGATGTTCTCCCTGCTTTGCTTTTGAGTTATCAATATCTTCCTTCTCATTTGAAAAGATGTTTTGCTTATTGTTCAATTTTTCCAAAGGACTATCCTCTTGATAGGAAGCAAATGGTTTTGTTGTGGATGGCAGAAGGATTCCTTGAAGATTCTCAGGGAAAAAGAACAATGGAGGAAGTAGGTGATGACTACTTTGTTGAATTGTTATCTAGATCTTTAATCCAACAATCAAGTGATGATTTTGGAGGACAAAAGTTTTTCATGCATGATCTTGTCAATGATTTAGCTACAATTGTATCTGGAAAAAGTTGTTGTAGGCGTGAACGTGGTGACAACATCTCTGAAAATGTGCGTCATCTGTCATATAACCAAGAAGAGTATGACATTTTCAAGAAGTTTGAGACTTTCTATGATTTCAAATGCTTGCGAAGTTTCCTACCAATTGGCCACTGGCGGCGACAATGTCACTTATCTAAAAAAGTGGTTGTTGATTTGATACCCACACTTAGAAGGTTGCGTGTGTTATCGTTATCAAGTTATAGAAACATCACCATGCTACCAGATTCAATTGGAAATTTGGTTCAGTTGCGGTATCTAGATCTCTCCAACACTAGAATTGAAACCTTGCCCgatacaacatgcaaccttaGCAATTTGCAAACCTTGAATTTATCATATTGCTTTCATCTCATTGAATTGCCAGTACATATTGGAAAGTTAATTAATTTGCGTCACCTAAATATTAGTTGGACGAACATAAAAGAGATGCCAACAGAGATTCTTGGACTAGAAAACCTTCAGACTTTAACAACTTTTGTAGCGGGCAAAAAGGAAGATGGATTAAGTGTTAGAGAGCTTGGTAAGTTTCCTAATCTAAAGGGAAAACTTTGCATTCAGAAGCTGCATAATGTCATTGATGTCGTTGAGGCATATGACGCCAACTTGAAGAGCAAAGAACATATTGAGGAGTTAGTGCTACGATGGGGCGAACTAACCGAAGATTCGCAGACTGCGAAAGCTGTACTTGATGCACTGCAACCATCAATAAACTTGAAGAAACTGAGCATCGACTTCTATGGTGGAACAAGTATTCCAAGATGGTTGGGAGATTCTTCATTTTCTAATATGGTGACCCTTTTCATCAGTAATTGTATATATTGCATAACACTTCCACCTCTAGGACAGCTACCTTCTCTCAAAAACTTGACTATTAGAGGCATGACATTGGAGACAATTGGCCCAGAGTTCTATGGCATGGTAGAAGGAAGTTCGAATTCGAATTCCTCATTCCAACCATTTCCATCTTTAGAGATTCTACAATTTCAGAACATGTTAAATTGGAAGGAATGGCTTCCTTTTGTTTGCAACAAATTTCCTTTTCCTTGTCTTAAATCTCTTATGTTAGTCCAGTGTCCTAAACTGAGGGGATACTTTCCTAGCCATCTTTTTTCCATAGAACAAATTGGAATATATGGTTGTGATCTTCTCTTGGCAACACCACCTACTCTGCATTGGATCTCATcaataaaaacaataacaatTGAGGGAGATTTAGATTCTGAAGTGTCGAATGAAAGGATCCAATGGTCGTTTCTTGATACTGATTCTCCGTGTCAGTTGCAGCGTGCATCGGTCCGTTGTTGTGATACAATTTTGTCTCTACCTAAAATGATTCTAAGCAGCATTTGTCTTCAACACTTGGAACTTTATAATATTCCATATCTCACTTCATTTCCAGCAGATTGTCTACCGACGTCATTGCAATTACTTAGAATTATTGACTGTGAGAATTTAACATTTTTGCCTTCTAATATGTGGAGCAATTATATGTCGCTTATGACATTGGAGTTAGACAATAGCTGTAATACACTTACCACCTTCCCATTGGATGGTTTCCCTGTGCTACAAAGTCTTTCCATCAACGGTTGTAGGAATCTGGAATCCATCTTTATTTCAGATAGTCCTTCCCTCGCAACTCTTGAACGTCTGACTCTGGTTGATCTTCCAAAACTGAAGTTATTGTTTTGTGAAGGAGCTTGTCTACCTCCCAATTTAAGATCATTTCATATAAAATCCGTGAGAATAACAACGCCTGTAACTAAATGGGGTCTCCAACGCCTAACTGCTCTTTCGGATTTTGGTATTGGAGGTGATGATATTGTTAATAGTTTGTTGATGGAGAAGTTGCTGCCTATTTCCTTAGTGTCTTTGACTATCAGTAATCTCTCTGAAATGAAATCATTAAAAGGAAATGTGCTTCGACACCTCTCGTCTTTGGAAAGCCTTCACTTTCTGCATTGTCCACGGCTTGAGTCTCTTCCGGAAGAGACACTGCCTTTATCTCTTAAGTTACTGAGAATCACAAAATGCTGTCTGTTAGAAGCAAGGTATGAAAATCAGAGAGGGAAACATTGGTGCAACATTTCTCATATACCtgtcataaaaataaatggCCAAGTGATAATATGA
- the LOC101502099 gene encoding NADH dehydrogenase [ubiquinone] 1 beta subcomplex subunit 10-B — protein MGRKKGYVEFEESPPDDFDPANPYKDPVAMLEMREHIVREKWIQIEKAKIIREKLRWCYRIEGINHLQKCRHLVKQYLESTRGIGWGKDGRHPSLHGPKVEPVESE, from the exons ATGGGAAGGAAGAAAGGGTATGTCGAATTCGAAGAATCTCCACCGGATGATTTTGATCCGGCGAACCCTTACAAGGATCCGGTGGCTATGTTAGAAATGAGGGAACACATTGTTAGGGAAAAATGGATCCAAATTGAGAAAGCTAAAATCATTAGGGAGAAACTTCGTTGGTGTTATCGAATTGAAGGTATCAATCATCTTCAGAAATGTCGTCACCTTGTTAAACAGTATCTTGAATCAACACGTGGTATTGGTTGGGGCAAGGATGGTCGTCACCCTTCTCTCCATG GACCAAAAGTTGAGCCAGTTGAATCCGAATGA